The stretch of DNA CGCATTTGCACAAGAGCCGAGGCTTTTACTCTTAGATGAACCTACAAACCACCTTGATCCTCTCGCTCGCCTTGAACTTCTGAGCCTAATTAAACAGCGCGGCATTGCGTCTGTTGTGGTGCTGCACGATTTACCTTTGGTAGCGCCATTCGCCGACAAAGTCTTGTTGATGTCAGATCAAAAAATGGTGGCGTTCTCAGCCCCAGATACCGTGATGCAAGACCGATACATGATCCCTGTTTTTGGATTGCGCGTTCTCACGTTCAATCATCCTGTTATATGCAGCACCATCCATCATTTTGAAGCCGCATCAACTTACTCAACTCACTTAACTCTCTCTAATCACTCTTTAATAGGAGCAGCCCAATGAAGTGGCCTGTAATTTCCAGTCTTTTGTTTCTTTTACCTTTCTCTTTTGCGTATGCGACAAGCACTCAATACCCAGTGACGGTTGATAACTGTGGGAGCCCATTGACCATTGAAAAGCGGCCCTCGCGTGTGGTTGTACACGACATCAATATGACCGAGATGGGGTTTGCTCTTGGTCTTCAAAAGGAGATGGTGGGCGTTACGGGCATTACTGGGTGGTACAAGATGTCGAGTTCGTTTGAAGAACGTTTAGGTGATATTCCTGAGCTCGCACCTAAGTATCCTTCATTAGAAACATTGATTGCTGCTGATGCTGACTTCTTTTTCGCTGGCTGGAATTACGGAATGAAAGTGGGTGGTGAAGTGACGCCTCAAACACTGAAGCCATACGGGGTTGATACTTTAGTGCTCTCTGAGAGTTGCATTCATACCCAAGACCAAAAAGAAGGCGCGACAATGGGTCTGCTTTATGGCGACATGCAAAAGTTAGGCGTTATTTTCGACAAGCAAGCAGAAGCCGAGGCTTTGGTAAACAGCTGGAAAGAGAGAGTTAAAAAAGTAGCAGAAAAGCAAAAAGCATCAGGTAAGCCGAGTCCAAAAGTGTTCTTGTTTGATTCGGGTGAAGATAAGCCTTTCACCGCGGGTAAGTACGGAATGCCAAACGCAATGATTGAAGCTGCTGGTGGCCAAAATATCACTGGTAACATGGAAGCAAGTTGGGCTCGAACCTCTTGGGAGAATGTCGCTCGTGAAAACCCAGATGTGATTATCCTTCTTGATTACCAATCGGCGAGTGGTGCCGATTCGTTGCAACGTTTCCTCGAAGCCCATCCGTTAATGAAATACACCAATGCAGTCACTTCTGGTCGTTATGTCAAACTGCGTTATGAACAACTCACCCCTGGGCCTGCCAATATCGATGCCATTGAGAAACTTGCAGAGGCGTTCGTTTCTGAGTGATCGGGAAGGTTGTTATATGAAATCTTGTTATTGATAAGAGTAGTAGTCCATTGATTTTATTTGATAAATATCGAGCAGCATGGCTAACAGGTATCACTGCCATGCTGCTTGCCTTCATGATGAGTTTACAATTTGGCTCAGTCCCTTTGTCTTTTAAGGAAGTGATTGTAGGACTTAGCTCTTTCACTGATCCAACGCCGGATATGACCAGTCGAATACTGATCGATCTAAGGTTACCTAGAGCATTGTTAGCGGTTATCGCGGGTGCAGGGCTGGCGATGGTTGGGGCGTTGCTTCAAACCTCGACACGAAATGATCTGGCGGATCCGTTTCTGTTTGGCTTGTCATCTGGCGCGTCTGCTGGTGCTGTGTTGGTGATCACCAAAGTGGGAGACGCTCTGGGTGTTTGGTCACTGCCACTGGCTGCATTCTCGGGTGGTATTGTTTCGGCGACCGCCGTTCTGATTCTGTTTTCGATGCAGAAGAAAAAAGGCAATGACAACTTGATCTTGTGTGGTTTGGCGATCTCATTTCTATTCGGAGCCATCACGAGTTTTTTGATTTATTCAGGCGACCAGAGAGCGGCGAGTTCGATTTTGTTCTGGACGATGGGAGGCTTAGGGCTCGCACGTTGGGATAATTTGATTTTTGCCTTGGCGGGCGTGTTGTGTCTTATAGCGTTGATTTTCAAACGTTATCGGGAGCTCGATACTTTGTTGGTGAGTGAACAGACGACAAGCTCATTGGGGATCAATGTACACCGCCTACAAAGCGAGATTTTTCTTTGTTGTGCGTTTTGCACTGCGTCGATTGTATCGATGACCGGAGTGGTCGGTTTTATTGGCTTGATGGTACCCCACTTAGTACGACCATTTTCAGGTGTCACTCACAAGCGAGCTCTGCCTTTGGTTGCCTTGTGGGGCGCGGTGCTTTTACTGTCTGGGGATGTGATTAGCCGAACCATATTAGCGCCACAAGAACTGCCTGTAGGTATTGTGACGGCGGCTCTTGGCGGGTTGTTCGTTTTGTATCTTGTTTGGCGTAAATAGTGTGCTCTCA from Vibrio splendidus encodes:
- a CDS encoding ABC transporter substrate-binding protein — encoded protein: MKWPVISSLLFLLPFSFAYATSTQYPVTVDNCGSPLTIEKRPSRVVVHDINMTEMGFALGLQKEMVGVTGITGWYKMSSSFEERLGDIPELAPKYPSLETLIAADADFFFAGWNYGMKVGGEVTPQTLKPYGVDTLVLSESCIHTQDQKEGATMGLLYGDMQKLGVIFDKQAEAEALVNSWKERVKKVAEKQKASGKPSPKVFLFDSGEDKPFTAGKYGMPNAMIEAAGGQNITGNMEASWARTSWENVARENPDVIILLDYQSASGADSLQRFLEAHPLMKYTNAVTSGRYVKLRYEQLTPGPANIDAIEKLAEAFVSE
- a CDS encoding FecCD family ABC transporter permease; the protein is MLLAFMMSLQFGSVPLSFKEVIVGLSSFTDPTPDMTSRILIDLRLPRALLAVIAGAGLAMVGALLQTSTRNDLADPFLFGLSSGASAGAVLVITKVGDALGVWSLPLAAFSGGIVSATAVLILFSMQKKKGNDNLILCGLAISFLFGAITSFLIYSGDQRAASSILFWTMGGLGLARWDNLIFALAGVLCLIALIFKRYRELDTLLVSEQTTSSLGINVHRLQSEIFLCCAFCTASIVSMTGVVGFIGLMVPHLVRPFSGVTHKRALPLVALWGAVLLLSGDVISRTILAPQELPVGIVTAALGGLFVLYLVWRK